DNA from Tachysurus fulvidraco isolate hzauxx_2018 chromosome 16, HZAU_PFXX_2.0, whole genome shotgun sequence:
ctttgaaaagcaaaataaacGGGACTCTGAGAGGCCTGGCTAAAGACATTACACCTTTGGGTAAAGTATAAAGTGTATACTTTGGCATACTTGTACCATTTCTTCATTTAATGTCAGTCAATATGCCCGTGAACCACCTTCTGGGTATCATTAAGAGGACAGACAccaatacagtgatccctcatTTATCGTGGTTAATAGGGACCCGGatcccctcgcgataggtgaaattctgcgaagtaggattggccctaagtttgaccttttcactgatggtcatcatcttcctcttcggctcactagaggaatctttcacaggggcacggcgcttaggggGCATTATAAGGGCTTAACGAacagttaatttcgaacacaatacacgagacacagttgacagcgtgaacgagagcgGCGAGATACGACAAgagaagaagctgggagaggatgcgatgatgcgcagccaatcagctcagagctcgcgccgggaaccaatcatgtgccttgtctgagtgcccgtgggtatgtacaaagcctctgagagagtttctctctttgtctggtatcctgggaaaccgtttttatatttatttttcgatggatatttttgaaaaatcagcgatgcgccgaggccgcgaaacttgaaccgcgaaacttgaggACAGAGGACAACATTGTAAGAGAAAtcactctcttactcactcatctaccgcttatccgaacttctcgggtcacggggagcctgtgcctatctcaggcgtcatcgggcatccaggcaggatacaccctgggatacacgaggcacggggagaacatgcaaactcacacacacaaggcggaggcgggaatcgaaccccgacgcAAGAGAAATCAAATGAGTATAAAAAGTTTAGTCTACTGTGAAGGTACACGGAGTTAAATgatggggatttttttttttttttacagttttatcaAATCCCTATTTTGCTTTGatgatttttgttgttttacattttaacattacTTTACTAAACGTTGATATAGTTTGTATTTTATACTATTTCTGACATCCATTCTGAAGTAATAAACACTATATGGGACGCTTTGAGGGAGATCGCCCTCGCCAGCCATTTGCAGGGTCTGGACTGATGACaaacatttacacttacacttCTTGACGACTGACCATCACACTTGTATGTTATTGAACACACAACTCCAGAATTATTCCCACCTTTGCTGCTTCACATTTCTGtaaaggttttccactagatgttggagtgtgtgtgtgtgtggggattagtgatcattcagctacaggagcattagtgagatcagacacagatgtgaggaggtctggggttcagtcggtgttccagttcatctctgtgcaggacactcgagttcttctactccaacattaacacaccgtgtcttcatggaaCTCTGTGCTTCATGCACCGGTGCatcgtcatgctggaacattatttgaagggaaactgtaactCTACAGCTATTGTGGGCTTTAAACAGTTTGGGGGAAGAACCTCATGcagatgtgatggtcaggggtgcacatacttttgcttACATCATGTACTCCAAAGTGAAAATATCCAAAAGGACCATTTTTGCTGAATATTTATCCTTATATACAGCCTGTACAACAGGTGGATTCCTCTATAAATATGTCCACTTTACTGTGTCTGCTCATGTGTACGGCCACCGTCATACCGTAATTAGTGAATAACCAATGAAAGGTGGTTAATGACGATGTGTCATGGCCGATTTCTAACGTTTCTAACCGTGTATGTTTCAgtctagtttaaaaaaatagagcAGAGGATTTGCAGTCGAACACTGAAGCAGCAGAAATCTTTCAGTCTGTCAGCCcatttcacactcacacacacacacacacacacacacacttatttatttatttcattttatttttaatgaacttGCATGTCGATGTAATTCAAATTCatgaaatttgttttttttttttgaaggattttttttctttttaaataaaataaacaaagctgcAGGTTTTCAGGTCTCCATCAGCCTCGATTCCCAAACCTCATTTACCTCATTAATGTTTCGTCGACGTCACTTATCAGACCTTTATCTAATGTAGTGGTGTGAGAATCTGAGGTCAGAACTGAAGCatgaaaacagacacagacaaaatcAAGGTGCAAATAAggaattatataatattataccaCAGGTCTGATATAAATGTCCTTGGTTTAACCAAAAGCACTCGAGCATGGGAAAGAATGTTAGTCTTTTTCCCCCCAGAGTCTTACCTCGCTGAGCTCAGACcattatacatcacacacagtcGAGTTCAGTCAGAGAAAAACCTGTCATGCTAAATATTTCTCTCAGTCAACTAGGACTTCTATTGTCCTTTCTACTTGACGATCCATACTGTAGCAGCCATCTTGAGCAGGTTGAATTGAAACAGCTACAAGATCTCGACGCGGTTTGTACGCGCTGAACCGCGATCAGCCTCGGAAACGGTTCCTTTCCTGTTAATCGTCGCGGAGAAACGGATTTTCTGTCCTGAAACGTACCGGATATGgacataacagaaaaaaataaataaatctgtcaaaacaaacaactgtTGGTTCAAATCAGTGAAACAGTTCAGAAGTGTGCAAGCTGACGCTGCGGCATCTGAATTTCAACTCGATGCCTCCGGGGTTTACCTGAAACGGGCGCTTTAAATGGTGTAAGACCGCCAAGCCACTGGGCAGAGATCTGGTGTCGTAGTAGCTCAAAAAGGGAACGTTACCAGATGAATACAGGGAGAACGGTGAGCAGTTCAATGCCCCAGATACTATACGCATCATCGTATAGTATATATCTCTACATTTCTTACAGCTTTTACCTGTAAGCAGCCTTCTAAGCATAATTTGAATGGAGATCCCATCGCGTTATTGAGCACGCAGTATTGTGCGGGAAAAAGACGACACGATGACAGAGCTACGGCTTTTGATCCCGGCTCCACGGGAACTTTCGACTTTCCCGGATGAAGCTCTTTCGGCCTGTCCCAGGAAGGACCCGAGGTATCCATGGCCTGGTGACCATAATGCAAACTTAGCAGCAGGAACCTATTTTCTGTCAGAAAGGTTTTAATTAGGGCTTAACGCCAGGGAGTAATCTAAGTGGACTGGGAAAACCTTTATCCTGCACCATCCAACCAGACACCGCGTGTGAAACGTTCCCAATGAATTACCCTTATTCCTATAACACACCACGATGCGGCGGATTCACGGACGCTAACGAAACCGGTGGAGATAAAAAGCTCACGATTGCTTATTTAATTAGTCAGATAACTTAAGTCCTAAACGTCCGAGAGGATAGGAGGTAAAATCGTCCGTTCGTTGTTGgcttcattttgtttatcaCTGGAAAATTCTTGGTGGGAAGAGAAGTCGGATTCGGAGGAGGACCGAACATTGACGTATCGTACAGGAAcgtagaaatgaaataaatcatccTGTTAGTACACACGTCTGTGCCACGGAAACCAGACCGGTCTCCGACGAGAAGAACGCTACAgcgcttaaaaaaaaaaaaaaaaaaagaaaagaaaaagggaaggTCTCCTTCCGAAGTTCCTGACGGCTAGACGTCGATGTTATAGTGATTCGATCCCGTTCTTTCTTTCGAatttttgtagtgttttatcGTTATGTATGTTAATGCTTTTTGTTCATAAAGTGCCTTCCATATGCAGGTGACTGACCGAGGGTCAGTTTTGGTGACATCCCaccacccaccccaccccaccccaccccacccccgcacacacaccccacttcCCCTACAAGCATAAAACCCCACATAGTTCACCGCCAGAGTGCAGTGAGGATGGAGAGGAGGAGATTCTGGGAAATGCTGTATTGGCAAAAATGAGGTCAGGGTGCTATTGGCACAGCTCTCAGAAATTGCTcctgagtgtgagagtgtgtgtgagtgagaatgggagtaataatgtgtgtgtgtgtgtgtgtgtgtgtgagtgagaatgggagtaataatgtgtgtgtgtgtgtgtgtgtgtgtgtgtgtgtgtgagtgagaatgggagtaataatgtgtgtgtgtgtgtgtgtgtgtgtgtgtgtgtgtgtgagtgagaatgggagtaataatgtgtgtgtgtgtgtgtgtgtgtgtgtgtgtgtgtgtgtgagtgagaatgggagtaataatgtgtgtgtgtgtgtgtgtgtgagtgagaatgggagtaataatgtgtgtgtgtgtgtgtgagtgagaatgggagtaataatgtgtgtgtgtgtgtggtgtggtgtgcctGTTGAGAGTGTGTGGAGGAGAATgggagtatatgtgtgtgtggtgtgtgtgtgtttgtggggtgtgcgtgtctgtgagaTGTGTTGTGAGGAGAAGAATGGGAAGTcagtaataatgtgtgtgtgtgtggtgtgcagtgAGGGCGAATGGGAGTAATacggtgtgtgctgtgtgtgtgtgtgtgtagtgagtgagATGGAAgagaataatgtgtgtgtgtgtggtctgtgagAGGTGTTGTGAGTGAGAATGGGAGTTAataatgtgtgttgttgtgtgttggtatgtgagtgtgtgtgaagtgagaaTGGGAAGTAAGATAAtaatgtgtggtgtggtgtgtgtgtgtgtgtgtgtgtgtgagtgagaatgggagtaataattttttttgtgtgtgtgtgtgtgtgtgtgtgtgtgtgtgtctgtgagagtgtgtgagtgagaatgggagtaataatgtgtgtgtgtgtgtgtgtgtgtgtgtgtgagtgagaatgggagtaataatgtgtgtgtgtgtgtgtgagtgagaatgggagtaataatgtgtgtgtgtgtgtgtgtgtgtgtgagagtgtgtgtgagtgagaatgggagtaataatgtgtgtgtgtgtgtgtgtgtgtgtgtgtgagtgtgtgtgagtgagaatggGAGTaataatgcgtgtgtgtgtgtgagagtgtgtgtgagtgagaatgggagtaataatgtgtgtgtgtgtgtgtgtgtgtgagagagagagagagagagagagagactgggcaATAGATAATATGGTGTTAATAATCGAACTACATCTCTTCTGTATATTTTCGCCCCGACTTTGTTTTcctttgatctttttttttctctttttctcccgcTCGGTGTTCATCCTTTCATCCTGTCACTCTCTGGACTGATAAAAAAGGATGTATCCTGACTCCGAGTTCTTAGAGATGTCAGAAGTCAAACCGTAGAACTCCTCTATTGCCTGTGCATCGATTTTCTGTATgggaggaaggaagaaagagtcaaattacaataacaaacacatcttctgaatgtaataaacaagagcgcacacacacaccacacacacacacacacacacacacacacacacacacacacaccacacatgcacacgcacacacacaccacacacacacacgcacacaccacacacgcacacaccacacacgcacacaccacacacgcacacaccacacacacacacacacacacacacacacacacacacaccacaccacacacacacacacacacaccacaccacacacacacacacacacacgcacacacctccaCGATGTCATCGTCAAACAGCAGCCAGAAGCCGTGACTCTTCACGATTGTGATGTAGTGTCCTCTATTTGGCCCACTGTCACAAGACAACGCATAAgaaggtgatgtgtgtgtgtgtgtgtgtatatgtgtgcgtgcgcgtgtgtgtgtgtatatgtgtgcgtgcgcgtgtgtgtgtgtatatgtgtgcgtgcgcgtgtgtgtgtgtgtgtgtgtactatagtAAACAGTATTAGCATCACACTGTAGCACATATTTTACGTTTTAGTTAATGTTATGGAACACCTGAGTGtccagaaagaaataataagaaatggAGCGCGAGTCGAAGGAAGAGGGATAAGCCAAgaaagaagagggagagagtagAGCTAAGAAGCGGGAAGCAAAACGAAACGGGAGAGAGAGGCGAAGAAGGGGAAAGACAGCGAGAaagcgaggagagagagaagagagggaaagaaagaagaaagggagagagcagcaaagagggaaagaaagaaagaaagggggagagaagaagaaagagggaaagaagaacgaaagggagagagcgagaaagagggaaagaagaaagaaagggaggagagagagaaagagggaaagaaagaaagaaagggagagagagaagaaagagggaaagaaagaagacagcgggagagagagaagaaagagggaaagaaagaaagacaagggagagagagatagaaacagGGAAAGAAAcgaaagaaagggagagagagatagaaagaaagcaaagaacgAAGAATGAAAGAAcataacaaaaagaaagaaagactcaATTCTTCCTCGCACTATTTCAaatactcactcactttctagaTCTCTCCCACCACTTTCCCATCCCGCAAtacacctttctctctctcctccctctttcCATCCctcactccctttctctctctcctccctctttcCATCCctcactccctttctctctctctcctccctctttcCATCGTCATCCCTTTCGGCTTCTCTCCCTATTTCACCTCTCactccctttctctcactccctttctctctctctcctccctctttcCATCCctcactccctttctctctctctcctccctctttcCATCCctcactccctttctctctctcctccctctttcCATCCctcactccctttctctctccctaatCCCTTCCTCCTTGCTGACACTTTAGATTAAATGAATCACCACATTAACATTATGTTTAACTTTAATAACAGCACATTTTTAATCCTTATATAATTAAGTTTTACATTATATGGAGCGTTCGCCCCCTAAAGACCCCACGTACAGtacaagctgttactatagaaccGATAACATTAGAGTAAGGGCATTAAACCTGTCTTCATGTTACAGTGACGTCTGGCAGCTTTGTGACACAAAAATAACACTGTGCTTGctgtgctattattattattattaggttagacagtgcgtgtgtgtgtgtgtgtctgtgtgtgtgtgtgtgtgtgtatgctgcaGTATTAAGAATGTTACCAACAACAAAATAAGACGTTCGTTTGTGTAGCCGTTGTGCGTTATTGCGCTCTCGTACCTGCCACAGTGCACCACAACAGCCACGAGGTCGTACATGCGGTCAAGGTTGACGGCGTCGGCGGACGTGTTGAAGAGACGCAGCTCGAGCGGAAAGACCACGCGGTAGCTCAGCTTTGTGTAGCGCTGCAGCTGCTCCATGTACTTAAACCGTTTCAGGTGCAGGGCTAAGATCATGGGTAACTTCTTCACTCGCATGCTGGAGAcgagacaaaacacacacacactaaaaacatTCCATGATATAATTACTAAACTCAAAAAATACTCCAATTTTCTCCCTGTTGATGATTATTCTCACACAAAATCCATTAGGATGGAGAAAAAACCCCACAATCCTCTGCTTCTTTACTCTAAAAAACACACCAAGACTCTTCTTGCTCCTGTCTATCAGCGGCACCATCGGATCCCAAATACATGCGAatgaaatcaaacacacacacatggggtcagaattgtttcgttattctgaataaatataccatgatccacaaataaatataaagagttttacaaatattttttaaatcaacaaatgcacaataagcaaaccgtaaatagatttaataatttaaaataataaaataatttcacaaaaagaaatgaaattcacaaataaataaaattcgatttgcaaataaaataatatttataaatatatatttatttgtatttatttgtgaatggcgttctgtgcaattgtggatttgaaacatttctaacgtctagacgtgcacaagaatacactaataggtgactccgcccaccgtctactccagccaatcggacaaagGTCGGGCAGAGTAAATGTGTCTTATATAACTTGTGCTAGGAGcactgtcagaaaaaaatgttacaaaagctgtcactggggtggtggtactctttaataataataataataataataataataataataataataatataatctacAATTGTActatttatgtacatatatacaatttattggttggaggtagaccgtgattagtgattagattggttggaggtagaccgtgccacgattggtcagcgccacaaGACCGTtgtctgattggctggagtagacggtgggcggagtccgaaatgtttcaaatccacaattgcacagaacgccattcacaaatgagcaggaagccattcacaaataaatacaattaaatatatatttataaatatttttttatttgcaaatcccattttatttatttgtgaatttcatttctttttgtaacaatttatttgtaacatatatttacggtttgcttattgtgcatttgttgatttaaaaaatatttgtgaaactctttatatttatttgtggatcatggtatatttattcagaataacgaaacaattctgatccCATACACACAGATTGATGAGAAACCCTGTGACTGACCGTTTCTGGGCCTCTTGCTTGCTGCAGCAGATTTCACAGTAGTATTTATACTCACTGCACAGCGTCTCCGTGTTACTGAAGTCCCTGTACACAGACGTGACAAAATCAGGAGCGCTCCAGTACAGAAATATGTCCTCATGGAGAGCTCAGAGAGACCGTGTAGACTGACGTGAATACCTGAGACAGTGTGTTATTGAAGTGTTTTGTTCAACATCCACAGACAAATCCAGGAAGTCCTCATCTTTACTGCTTACCTGTGAttaaagacacaaaaaacaaacagatcacttggctgtgtgtgtgtgcgtgtgtgcgtgtgtgcgtgtgtgtgtgtgtgtgtgcgtgtgtgtgtaaatatctaTTCAAAAGTtccatttgtaattttttttaatcaagtcTCTCTAGACGTTGGCAAACTTTCAACCTCCGTCTACAAAAAAACCCGAGACCAAATGTCTCCTCAAACTCAAGAATCTCCTCAACATGGACGCTCACAGCGTCAACATAAACAAAGCAGCACCTCTCAcctttattatattcattcattcatcttctaccgcttatccgaacttctcgggtcacggggagcctgtgcctatctcaggcgtcatcgggcatcgaggcaggatacaccctggacggagtgccaacccatcacagggcacacacacactctcattcacacacactctcacacactacggacaattttccagagatgccaatcaacctaccatgcatgtctttggaccggggaggaaaccggagtacccggaggaaacccccgaggcacgtggagaacatgcaaactccacacacacaaggtggaggtgggaatcgaacccccaaccctggaggtgtgaggcggacgtgctaaccactaagccaccgtgccccccctttattatatataatatgacatACTGTGTTTACACAAGGATTCACTTTAGATCAATCTGGATTCGCTAAGCTAAGTGGAGTAAAAAGCTGCTTGTTATGCTACTATATCTCTGGGCAAATTCTGCCGCTTTGTTCATTTCCCGGGTTATAGCTATGTTTTTTCTCATCTGACCAGCACAAAGCTTTATGACCGTCTCCAGGCTCTGTAAGTCAACACGTAAACCTAATGAGATTCAGTGTCGATGGCGTGTTCGAGTTACTCCAAATCCATGACGTTTCAGCTgtagaaaataaacaagactGATGATTAGATGAGCAAAATCATTTCTTTATATCTTCCTCTTTGGAAaagctgatttattatttttttttggagtttaTTTTGGAtaagacctggcaaccctggttataactctgacctcagctttgCACCCAACGTGATGAAAAAACCAGCAAGAAATGCAGCGAATACATTTGGCACATGCCACTTAGCCCAGACAAATATAGCAGATTGTTTTTGCTAAGTTAAATAAATCTGTGTCAGTGAATCTGTTCGGTTGGAAAAGGAAGTCGGATTTTGTTGTTCAAGTCACTATTGGAATGTTTGTAATCTAATCCGATTACACGGCTGACACGAATCTAATCTGACACTTTGTGCTTATTTGACTCTGAATCTAGTGACGTGACTCcacggcacggtggcttagtggttagcacgttcgcctcacaccgcgaGGTTTCcgcggggttcgattcccgcctccgccttgtgtgtgt
Protein-coding regions in this window:
- the usp46 gene encoding ubiquitin carboxyl-terminal hydrolase 46 isoform X3; this translates as MTVRNIASICNMFGNTCYCNSVLQALYFCRPFRESVLAYKTQQKKKENLLTCLADLFHSIATQKKKVGVIPPKKFISRLRKENDLFDNYMQQDAHEFLNYLLNTVADILQEEKKQEKQNGRLKNNGGAVTAETETEIKTESTWVHDIFQGTLTNETRCLNCETVSSKDEDFLDLSVDVEQNTSITHCLRDFSNTETLCSEYKYYCEICCSKQEAQKRMRVKKLPMILALHLKRFKYMEQLQRYTKLSYRVVFPLELRLFNTSADAVNLDRMYDLVAVVVHCGSGPNRGHYITIVKSHGFWLLFDDDIVEKIDAQAIEEFYGLTSDISKNSESGYILFYQSRE